The Flavobacterium sp. CBA20B-1 genome includes the window CCCAAGCCCACATAAGGCTGGGTTGCTGATTGATGAATCATTCCGTAAACGCCGCTTAGAAGGTAATGTGCAATGATGCCCACAATTCCGTTTAAAAGCAGCAGTTCTATAGATTTACTGGCAAGTATTTCTTCTACAAATGCAGTGTTTTCTAATTTAGAGATGTCTTGCGGAAAATCGAACAAAAATAATATTCCAATAAAATATACAAAAAATAGAATGATAAAGGTAAGCAATATATAAAGTCCGGAGGTTACAGCTACTTTTTTCGCAACCGCAATGATTTGTTCGGATAGTTTTAATTGATCGATTTCGTAGTTCATAATAAAAAAAATGCTTCGCAAAAGTACGAAGCATTTTTTGAATTGTTTACTGTTTTAATAGCGAATACTATTATATATTGTTTGAATATCGCCTTGGCTGATATCTCCGGTGGTATATCCTTTCATAAACCAAGCTTTTCGTTCGGCTGATGTTCCGTGTGTAAACGTTTCCGGCTGCACATGACCCTGCATTTTACTTTGAATGGCATCGTCGCCTACTGCTTGTGCGGCGCTGATTGCTTCTTCAATGTCGCCTGCTTCTAGCTTGTCTTTATTGCGGCTTGCCCAAATTCCGGCGTAAAAATCAGCTTGTAATTCTTGTGCTACCGAAAATTTATTGGCTGCAGCTTTGCTTTGTCCTTGCTGAGCTTGGCGCACTTTTTGGCTGGTTCCCACAATGGTTTGTATGTGGTGTCCCACTTCGTGTGCAATAACATAAGCAATTGCAAAATCGCCGCCTTTGGCACCAAAACGAGTACGTAATTCTTCAAAAAAACGTAAATCCATATACACTTTTTGATCGGCAGGACAGTAAAAAGGTCCTGATGCTGATGTAGCCGAACCACACGCAGTATTCACACCGTCATCAAACAAAACCATTCCAGGTCTTTGATAAGTTTGACCATTTTCTTGAAAAATCTGACGCCATGTTTCATTGTTATAATCAAAATTGGCTTTAGAAAACTCGCCTAATTCTTTTTCTTCTGCAGAAAGCTCTCTCGTTTGTACTTGTTCGGTTTGCTGTGTTGCGCCTTGGGTTTGATTTAAAATAGTACCAATCACTTGACCAGTTTCACCACCAAACATGGTAAGCAACAATGCTACAATACCAATGATTCCACCACCTACAACTGCTTTTCCACCGCCCGACATTCCTCTGCGGTCTTCAAAACCTTCTACATTTCCTTTTTTCTCCCATTTCATATCTTAATAGATTCTAAATTTTTATCTAAATTACTATTTTTCTACGTTTTTCCAAATAATATCATCTGGAACGGGGGCAATAATTTTTAATTCTTCTTTGCTTACCGGATGTGTCAATACTAATTGGCGTGCGTGCAAATGAATACCACCGTTCGGATTGCTTCTATCAAAACCATATTTTAAATCGCCTTTAATTGGACAACCAATAGCGCTCAATTGACAGCGAATTTGATGATGACGACCTGTGTGCAGATTAATTTCTAAAGCAAAATAAGCATTTAATTTTTGAATGATTTTGTAATCTAAAATTGCTTTTTTGCTGTCTTTTACTTCTTTGGTGTGTGCTTTAGAGGTGTTGTTTTTTGGGTTTCTAGTTAAATAGTGAATCAACGTGTCACTGTCTTTTGGCGGTTGCTTTTTAACCACAGCCCAATAGGTTTTCTGGGTTTCACGGTTTTTAAACAAATCGTTCAATCGGGTTAAAGCTTTAGATGTTTTTGCAAACAAAACAATGCCTGTTGTGGGGCGATCTAACCTGTGAACCACGCCCAAATAAACAGCTCCGGGTTTGTTGTATTTTTCTTTTAAATATTCTTTAACTACATCGCTCAATGGTTTATCGCCGGTTGTATCGCCTTGAACAATATCGCCCGCACGCTTATTCACCACAATGATATGGTTGTCTTCGTATAAAACCTGTAAGTTGTCTTTGTTTGAATAGATTTTCATTCGAGTAGCACGTAGGTTATTTCTAGAGATGCACAGATGATATGTTGATTTTCATTTGATTAGATACAAAGTTTTTTGCAGGTTAATCCTTGAAAGTTATCTTTAAATTGAAGAAAATAACTGATGCATCTGTGGTTTAATTTGTTAATATTGCTCCGATGAATTTGGGAAATCTTTCGATTTTACATCATCAACATATTGTCCGATGGCTTTTGTCATGTCTTCATACAAATTCATGTAGCGTCTTAAAAATTTAGGACTGAATTCATGTGTCATACCAATCATATCATGCACCACTAAAACCTGACCGTCAACACCACTTCCTGCGCCAATTCCGATAATAGGAATCGAAACTTCTTGGGCAACTTTCTCTGCCAATGCTGCCGGAATTTTCTCTAAAACAATTGCAAAACAACCAATTTTTTCGAGCATTTTGGCATCTTCTATCAATTTTTCGGCTTCGGCTTCTTCTTTTGCTCGAACGGTATATGTTCCAAATTTGTAAATAGACTGAGGCGTTAAACCCAAATGTCCCATAACCGGAACACCAGCGCCTAAAATCTTTTTAATGCCTTCTTTAATTTCTTTACCACCTTCTAATTTCAAAGCATGCGCACCGCTTTCTTTCATTACCCGAATGGCAGATTCCAAAGCTTTTTTAGAGTCCGACTGGTAGGATCCAAAAGGTAAATCAACCACTACCAACGCACGTTGCACACCGCGAACCACACATGAAGCATGATAAATCATTTGATCCAATGTAATGGGTAAAGTGGTTTCGTGTCCTGCCATAACATTGCTGGCAGAATCGCCTACCAAAATCACGTCAACCCCCGCAGAATCTACAATTTTAGCCATGGTGTAATCGTAAGCGGTAAGCATAGAGATTTTTTCTCCGTTTTTTTTCATATCAAAAAGCGACTTGGTAGTCACTATTTTGTAATCTTTTTTTGCAACAGACATACTGAAATTATTGTTGTTTGTGAGCGGTAAAATTAGATAAAAAGTTTAAGAAAAAGATACTATTCTGAATAAAACAAGCCAAAAGAGCGTGTCTTTTGCTAATGAAGTGTTTTTTATTAGCAATAAGAAGATGCTACAATCTTAAACAATTTTCCGTTTTTAAACTGAAATTCATATACCATATAGTCATCGTTTGAAATGTAATACGATTGATTTTCAGCGTTTATAAAAGAAATCAAGCCGAGAGCGGTTTTTAAAAATTCAACTTCGGTAGTAGTGCTGTCTAAAAAAGTATTTTTAATTTTAAAGCCAATGCCTTGTTGGGCAGTTACTTCTCGCAAATGAAAGGTTTTATTCGTGCGGTGTGCAATGGTTTCACAAATGCCGAAATAAACCAAATATTCATGTTCGGTCAATGTGCAATCATCGTAAGCTTCGGTTTTAGTGGTAAGTTTACCTAATTGTGCTACTAAAAATTCTTTTTGAAAACCATTTTTAGGTTCTAAAAGGTTGTTAATAGTAAAGCCAAACTTTTTTTCTTCGATTAATTGCGATGGAAGTGAAAAAGATGCTCGAGGTCTGTGTTTTAAAGCATCGGCTTGCAGTAAACAAATTTCGGCAACATCTTTTTGATTATTTTTTGATGCAAATTCGGCGTACAAGCGTAAAGCGTCTTCGTTTTCATCGGGATTACTGTTCCAACCGAGTTCTAAAATGCGTTCGGCAAATTTTTTTTGCTCTTCTAAAGTTTCAGCTTTTTTGTATTGATTTTTTAAGTCGGAAAGATCTGGTCGTTTTCCCACATATTTCACTGGAATATATCCCTTTTTGTTATCAATCTGAACCGGAATCCAAGCTTCTGGATTATACGGATAAAAGGAAATAGGAACCACCGTTCCGTTTAAAAGTGTACCTACCACAGGAGCAACACTATTGGGCAACTCGCGAATTTTAAGGCTTGCAACCGTTGTGAACAAATGGGGCGATCCGTAATAACCGTCGTTTCCAATAATAATTGCAGGCGGTTTTTCGTAATCATCTTTCGCGTTTAAATGGTCTTTTACATTGTAGGTATCGGTAATATAAATTGTTTCGGTGTGCGGTGTATAAACCTTATAAACGTATTTGTATTCCAGAAATTCATACGAATCTATTGATGCACCACGCAGAAAAATACCCACAGCTTTTGATTGTTTTTCGTCGTTGTATGCAACAGTGGGAGTTGATATGTATTTTCTTTGTTGCCCATAAACCAAACAATTCATCAGTAAAAAAAATAGTAGCTTTTTCATGGTTTTACTAACAATCTGCCAAATTAACAGCCACAGCTAAACCACCTTCGCTGGTTTCCTTGTATTTGTTATTCATATCTTGCGCGGTTCGCCACATGGTATTCACTACTTTATCTAATGGAACTTTTACGTTTTTAGGATCGGTATCTAATGCTAACTCGGCGGCGTTAATTGCTTTAATAGCACCCATAGTATTTCGTTCAATACACGGAATTTGCACCAAACCACCAATTGGATCGCAGGTTAAACCTAAATGATGTTCCATAGCAATCTCGGCAGCAACGGTTACTTGTTGAGGTGTTCCGCCCATTAATTCGCAAAGTGCAGCCGCCGCCATTGCACTCGATACGCCAATCTCGGCTTGACAACCTCCCATTGCAGCAGAAATAGTGGCTCCTTTTTTAAAGATACTGCCAATTTCACCGGCAACCATTAAAAACTGTTTTATTTCTTTTTCGCCGGCTTTGTGGTTTTCAATGGTTAAATAATACATTAAAACAGCAGGTATTACGCCTGCACTGCCGTTTGTGGGTGCAGTAACCACGCGGCCTAACGATGCATTTACTTCGTTTACCGACAAAGCAAAACAGCTTACCCATTTTAATATTTGACGAAAATATACTTTTGTTTTGCGAATGGTTTGCAGCCATTCTTGCGGATTATTATAAGGTAAATCGCCTTTTAATTTTTGATAAGTATCATACGCTCTTCTACGCACGTTTAATCCGCCTGGAAGTGTTCCTTCAGTATGGCAACCAATATAAATGCACTCTAACATGGTGTTCCAAATTCGCATTAGTTCTCGGTCTATTTCTTCCGGGCTGCGCAACATCAATTCGTTTTCATAAACAATTTCAGAAATTGATTTATTTTCTTTGATACAAAAAGCAAGCAGTTCATCGGCATTATCCACAGCAAACGGAAAATCAATTTTCGATTTCTCATTGGTTGTGTCTGTATTGGCTGTTTCTTTCACCACAAAACCACCACCTATTGAATAAAAAGTAGCTTCATGCTTTTGATCTTCATAAAAAGCAGTAAATGTTAATCCATTGGCGTGAAAGGGCAAAAAGTCTTTATTGAAAACAATTTGTTTCGCTGGATTAAAAGCAATTTTTTGAGTACCACCCAAGTTTAAAAAATGCGTGTTTTTAATAGTATCAATAATTTCTGAAATAGCTTCAACAGGAACATATTCCGGATCGGCACCACTCAATCCTAACATCACGGCCAAATCGGTAGCGTGACCAATACCGGTTAATGACAGCGATCCATATAAATCAACGGTAATTCGTTCTGTTTTATCAAAAATATCTAAATGTTTCAATTCGGCAATAAAGCGTTCCGCAGCTCTCCACGGACCTAGAGTATGCGAACTGGATGGGCCAACGCCAATTTTTAACATATCGAAAACTGAAATATATTCCATATTGAATCTTAACAAATTAATAAAGCGAAGATAAAGAAAAATAAGTGGAAGTTTTCTAAAATTTTGTTAGATATGACATTTCTATAAAACCTATATTTTTGGCATTTTTTGAAGGTTAAAACAATTTTTTTGTGACAGTGTGTCATATAAAAACGCCAATTTCTGACATTTTTTTATGTTTTTTAAGTTAGGCACAACAATTGACTAATTGAAAAGCGTGAATGAATCACAAAAAAATAAAGTACAAAATAAAGAATATAAAAGATATGAGTAAGATTATTGGAATTGACTTAGGAACTACCAACTCTTGTGTTGCTGTAATGGAAGGTAATGAAGCAGTGGTTATTCCAAATGCAGAAGGTAAAAGAACAACACCGTCTGTAATTGCTTTTGTAGAAGGCGGTGAAATTAAAGTGGGGGATCCTGCAAAACGCCAAGCGGTAACAAACCCTACAAAAACCATAGCGTCTATTAAACGTTTTATGGGTGAAAAATTCTCTGAAGTTCAAAAAGAATTAGAGCATACAGCATACAAAGTAGTAAAAGGTGACAACGATACCCCGCGCGTTGATGTGGACGGACGTTTGTACACTCCACAAGAATTATCGGCAATGACGCTTCAAAAAATGAAGAAAACTGCCGAAGATTATTTGGGGCAAACAGTTACACAAGCGGTGATTACCGTTCCTGCATATTTTAACGATGCACAACGCCAAGCTACTAAAGAAGCTGGACAAATTGCTGGGTTAGAAGTAATGCGTATTATCAACGAACCTACTGCTGCAGCGTTGGCGTATGGTTTGGATAAAGGCAGCCAAGACAAAAAGATTGCAGTTTACGATTTAGGTGGTGGTACTTTTGATATCTCGATTTTAGAATTAGGTGACGGTGTTTTTGAAGTATTGTCAACAAACGGAGATACGCATTTAGGTGGTGACGATTTTGACCAAGTAATTATTAACTGGTTAGCAAACGAATTTAATAGT containing:
- a CDS encoding RluA family pseudouridine synthase; this translates as MKIYSNKDNLQVLYEDNHIIVVNKRAGDIVQGDTTGDKPLSDVVKEYLKEKYNKPGAVYLGVVHRLDRPTTGIVLFAKTSKALTRLNDLFKNRETQKTYWAVVKKQPPKDSDTLIHYLTRNPKNNTSKAHTKEVKDSKKAILDYKIIQKLNAYFALEINLHTGRHHQIRCQLSAIGCPIKGDLKYGFDRSNPNGGIHLHARQLVLTHPVSKEELKIIAPVPDDIIWKNVEK
- a CDS encoding SH3 domain-containing protein → MKKLLFFLLMNCLVYGQQRKYISTPTVAYNDEKQSKAVGIFLRGASIDSYEFLEYKYVYKVYTPHTETIYITDTYNVKDHLNAKDDYEKPPAIIIGNDGYYGSPHLFTTVASLKIRELPNSVAPVVGTLLNGTVVPISFYPYNPEAWIPVQIDNKKGYIPVKYVGKRPDLSDLKNQYKKAETLEEQKKFAERILELGWNSNPDENEDALRLYAEFASKNNQKDVAEICLLQADALKHRPRASFSLPSQLIEEKKFGFTINNLLEPKNGFQKEFLVAQLGKLTTKTEAYDDCTLTEHEYLVYFGICETIAHRTNKTFHLREVTAQQGIGFKIKNTFLDSTTTEVEFLKTALGLISFINAENQSYYISNDDYMVYEFQFKNGKLFKIVASSYC
- the panB gene encoding 3-methyl-2-oxobutanoate hydroxymethyltransferase — its product is MSVAKKDYKIVTTKSLFDMKKNGEKISMLTAYDYTMAKIVDSAGVDVILVGDSASNVMAGHETTLPITLDQMIYHASCVVRGVQRALVVVDLPFGSYQSDSKKALESAIRVMKESGAHALKLEGGKEIKEGIKKILGAGVPVMGHLGLTPQSIYKFGTYTVRAKEEAEAEKLIEDAKMLEKIGCFAIVLEKIPAALAEKVAQEVSIPIIGIGAGSGVDGQVLVVHDMIGMTHEFSPKFLRRYMNLYEDMTKAIGQYVDDVKSKDFPNSSEQY
- the ypfJ gene encoding KPN_02809 family neutral zinc metallopeptidase, with the translated sequence MKWEKKGNVEGFEDRRGMSGGGKAVVGGGIIGIVALLLTMFGGETGQVIGTILNQTQGATQQTEQVQTRELSAEEKELGEFSKANFDYNNETWRQIFQENGQTYQRPGMVLFDDGVNTACGSATSASGPFYCPADQKVYMDLRFFEELRTRFGAKGGDFAIAYVIAHEVGHHIQTIVGTSQKVRQAQQGQSKAAANKFSVAQELQADFYAGIWASRNKDKLEAGDIEEAISAAQAVGDDAIQSKMQGHVQPETFTHGTSAERKAWFMKGYTTGDISQGDIQTIYNSIRY
- a CDS encoding L-serine ammonia-lyase; the protein is MEYISVFDMLKIGVGPSSSHTLGPWRAAERFIAELKHLDIFDKTERITVDLYGSLSLTGIGHATDLAVMLGLSGADPEYVPVEAISEIIDTIKNTHFLNLGGTQKIAFNPAKQIVFNKDFLPFHANGLTFTAFYEDQKHEATFYSIGGGFVVKETANTDTTNEKSKIDFPFAVDNADELLAFCIKENKSISEIVYENELMLRSPEEIDRELMRIWNTMLECIYIGCHTEGTLPGGLNVRRRAYDTYQKLKGDLPYNNPQEWLQTIRKTKVYFRQILKWVSCFALSVNEVNASLGRVVTAPTNGSAGVIPAVLMYYLTIENHKAGEKEIKQFLMVAGEIGSIFKKGATISAAMGGCQAEIGVSSAMAAAALCELMGGTPQQVTVAAEIAMEHHLGLTCDPIGGLVQIPCIERNTMGAIKAINAAELALDTDPKNVKVPLDKVVNTMWRTAQDMNNKYKETSEGGLAVAVNLADC